One segment of Pseudophryne corroboree isolate aPseCor3 chromosome 10, aPseCor3.hap2, whole genome shotgun sequence DNA contains the following:
- the LOC134965933 gene encoding toll-like receptor 13, whose product MTLHWVILQFGVFCIPLVAGYGFRNCIQKFESEDTFLCTHRLEVNIHSIVSDLPPTTRNITILFNTIKLLPKGSFEHLPNLLNLNLLRNNLQTINPGAFDNLALLNYLDLSYNNISSLSLGAFHGLEGLIHLYLQENLIAVMHPDIFSPLQRLRSLNLSDNCLTNFSKVVQSIEPLKELKNLTLCSNKIRILSHTSRLPSNLTTLFLCKNHLQDLNCHHDFLANITYLDLSYNNMTSSSLQKVNLSNINYLNIASNPHFDILKFLEDASIQPEGIDYSGLNLNTSDKLRAMCNFLRVKNISDLNLIKNGIKNLTKSILENCSVSGTVDLSRNRLKSINCLTFMQESNFKTLIVEHNLLKQLHNCYNKSKFLQLTSISFRYNRIWSVKSNAFTYAPNLKKLNLNINNIIFVANNSFAGLEKLRTLRLDNNLITDLYRKSFQNLKNLEILNLRNNRVSVIFTNVFHDLENLEILDLGGNKITQIKKWSFYGLNHLSKLYLDRNQIKIISGEMFYGVETTLQVLDLMSNQICFESSRNNFSPFSKLQNVYDLKLQNQQPYGLTAIPKGFFTGLTSLRSLYLSQNRLTHLSSDVFDDLRQLTHLMLSEDCNGVQNFSPGIFKNLFNLRILDLENVCLQTLNADIFSNLTNLRRLQLTKNALQHINVTILEAMTSLKYLDLWKCPLTCACTNQELQRWVNHSQVQVVYAYNLTCPDNPKAYFHDFDIHVCDLKIKLTLFCCTFVTLLCLIIMPIVYSKSYWRIKYNYFLFISWLHERWSSDKDLYKYDAFVSYNTWDQEWVYQKMLPMLESYDLSGGLRLCLHHRDFQLGRDIVDNIVDSIHNSRKTLCVVSRSYLQSEWCSMEMQLASYKLFDEMRDVLVLIFLENIPDKELSTYHRMRKVMLKKTYITWPEEPEAQKLFWAKLVKALKGGSNIEDVEDSLMSNDEERSLITS is encoded by the coding sequence ATGACACTACACTGGGTCATCCTGCAGTTTGGAGTCTTTTGCATTCCACTAGTCGCTGGTTATGGGTTTAGGAATTGCATTCAAAAGTTTGAAAGTGAGGACACTTTCCTCTGCACACACCGCTTGGAAGTGAACATACACAGTATTGTGTCTGACCTTCCCCCCACCACCAGAAATATCACCATATTGTTTAACACTATCAAACTGTTGCCCAAGGGAAGCTTCGAACACTTACCCAATCTTCTGAACCTGAACCTACTAAGGAATAACCTGCAGACTATTAACCCTGGAGCATTTGATAACTTGGCACTTTTAAATTATTTGGATTTATCCTATAACAATATATCCAGTCTATCCTTAGGGGCATTTCATGGACttgaaggcttaatacatctttacCTCCAAGAGAATTTGATTGCTGTTATGCATCCTGATATATTTAGCCCTCTTCAGAGATTAAGAAGTCTCAATTTGTCAGATAATTGCTTGACCAATTTCAGCAAAGTTGTACAGTCCATTGAACCTTTGAAAGAACTTAAAAATCTCACTTTGTGCAGCAACAAAATTAGGATTCTGTCCCACACTAGCAGACTCCCGAGCAATCTGACAACACTTTTCCTCTGCAAAAACCATCTACAGGATTTGAATTGCCATCATGATTTTTTGGCTAACATCACATACCTTGACCTCTCATACAATAACATGACCTCATCATCCTTGCAAAAAGTAAACCTGAGTAATATCAATTATTTAAATATAGCATCAAATCCTCACTTTGATATACTGAAATTTCTGGAGGATGCCAGCATACAGCCAGAGGGAATAGATTATTCTGGTTTAAATTTAAACACTTCGGATAAATTGAGGGCAATGTGTAATTTTTTGAGAGTCAAAAATATCTCAGATTTAAATTTGATTAAAAATGGGATTAAAAATTTGACAAAGAGCATTCTTGAAAATTGCAGCGTAAGCGGCACAGTGGATTTATcgagaaacaggctgaaaagcatAAACTGTTTGACATTCATGCAAGAGTCAAACTTTAAAACTTTGATTGTGGAACATAATCTCTTAAAGCAGTTGCACAACTGCTACAATAAATCCAAATTTCTACAGTTGACATCAATTTCTTTTCGATATAATAGGATATGGTCAGTAAAATCCAATGCTTTCACTTATGCTCCTAATTTGAAAAAACTTAATTTGAACATCAATAATATAATTTTTGTTGCCAACAATTCTTTTGCTGGTTTAGAAAAGCTAAGGACACTGCGTTTAGATAATAACTTAATAACAGATTTATATAGAAAGTCATTTCAGAATTTAAAAAATCTTGAAATTCTTAATCTCAGGAATAACAGAGTGTCTGTTATCTTTACAAATGTTTTTCATGACCTGGAGAATCTGGAAATCCTGGATCTTGGAGGTAATAAGATTACACAGATAAAAAAGTGGTCATTTTATGGACTAAATCATCTTTCCAAATTGTATCTGGATAGAAATCAGATTAAAATAATTAGCGGGGAGATGTTCTATGGTGTGGAGACAACATTACAGGTTCTCGACCTGATGTCCAATCAAATTTGTTTTGAATCATCCAGAAATAATTTTTCACCTTTTTCTAAGCTTCAAAATGTCTATGACTTGAAGCTCCAAAATCAGCAACCATATGGTTTAACAGCCATCCCAAAAGGTTTTTTCACCGGATTGACATCCTTACGATCACTTTATCTATCACAGAACAGACTTACACACCTAAGTTCTGATGTATTTGATGACCTCAGACAGTTGACACATCTCATGCTGTCGGAAGACTGTAATGGAGTCCAGAACTTCTCACCAGGAATATTTAAGAACCTTTTTAATCTACGAATCTTGGACCTGGAAAATGTGTGCCTTCAGACTTTGAATGCAGATATTTTTTCAAACCTCACCAATCTAAGAAGACTTCAACTAACAAAGAATGCTTTACAGCATATAAATGTTACAATCTTAGAAGCCATGACCAGCTTGAAGTATCTTGACTTATGGAAATGTCCACTTACATGCGCCTGTACTAATCAAGAACTGCAAAGGTGGGTAAACCATTCCCAAGTACAGGTTGTGTATGCCTATAATTTAACATGTCCAGACAACCCAAAGGCTTACTTTCATGATTTTGATATTCATGTCTGTGACCTTAAAATCAAACTAACACTATTTTGCTGCACTTTTGTCACCTTATTGTGCCTCATAATCATGCCAATAGTCTACAGTAAGTCCTATTGGCGCATCAAGTATAACTACTTTCTGTTTATCTCCTGGCTCCATGAACGCTGGAGTTCTGATAAGGATCTGTACAAGTATGATGCATTTGTGTCCTACAACACTTGGGATCAGGAATGGGTGTATCAAAAGATGTTACCTATGCTAGAAAGCTATGACCTTTCGGGAGGGCTCCGTCTTTGCCTGCACCACCGAGACTTTCAACTAGGCAGAGACATTGTAGACAATATTGTGGACAGTATTCACAACAGTCGAAAGACCCTCTGCGTGGTGAGCAGGAGCTACCTTCAAAGTGAATGGTGCTCTATGGAAATGCAGTTGGCCAGCTATAAACTGTTTGATGAAATGAGGGATGTTCTTGTCCTAATATTCTTGGAGAATATCCCAGACAAAGAGCTCTCCACCTACCACAGAATGAGGAAGGTGATGCTAAAGAAGACTTACATTACTTGGCCGGAAGAACCTGAGGCACAAAAACTGTTCTGGGCCAAACTTGTAAAAGCATTAAAGGGTGGCAGCAACATAGAAGATGTTGAAGACAGCTTAATGAGCAATGATGAAGAAAGGTCACTGATAACAAGCTGA